Part of the Spinacia oleracea cultivar Varoflay chromosome 5, BTI_SOV_V1, whole genome shotgun sequence genome, TTTGGGTTATGGAAAACATGGTATCCGGAGTATGTATTTTCAGTCTAATTGTGTTTACTTAAAGAGACTCAAGCTCaaaccaaaaaagaaaagaaaaagagagacTCAAGCTGGCTACTAAAAgcgttttaattttgatttcacTTGCACAAAATTGGGAAACTCCGTAAATTATTGAAGTTAAGCCCAATGGTAAGTGGTAACTATTAGGTTCATATTGCACTCATACCGTCATACGGTAGTATGGAAAATCAAAAgatcttgtgcgcacaaggtgtacaataaatttattgtacactaagGTAACTTTTACATAgttatttataacttttactatgttttgattaacttttatattataacaaaaaaaagcttgatagataaacattttaaacggttaaataactaattttatacatttttagtgattttgaaaaaatatttttttattaaaatgaaaaaaattaactaaaaaatgtataacttttaaatatataaagGTAACTTTAACGTATTTTAAGTTTACTTTAAAAATGTgagaaaaagtaaaaaaaatcggTGACGGAACCTCACATTGCCCGAATTTTAAGTGGTACCAACATTCAGTGATCGATTCATAAAACTTTAGGAAGTAAAAAAAAACTCAACCGCTTCCCCTCTTCAGTTTTTCACTATTCCTCCTTTAAAACCCTAAATTTTTTAATGGCTatcaaaaaaattattggaGATTGTTTAGGTCTATTCTTTTGATTTCATATACTCCATTATCGGCTTATTGGAGAGAGTTTGGTCTATGTTTATACATAAAGATTTGTGCGATGTTACGCCAGATGTCAGTTCTACGTCTAAAATCAAAATGTTTTAAGATTTAATTCAATCTCAAAACTACAACAGGTCGAAACACTCACTCTCATAAAAGAAGTTGTATCATACAACGATGTAAAAGAAGATATTCATCCAAGTTAGATATAATCCAAATTGTTTTGTATCTCGTATTTGTTAATTTCGATATCTATAGTAGATATCATACGATAATTATTATAATGAAAACCCAAATATTTGTAAACAAAAGgtatcaaaatcaaaatatccACGGATAAATTATTTGTAGAACAACCAAGTCATAAGAGGTGCACAATCATATACAAGTATTACTCTATTaaacaacaaaaatcaaaatgaagAGTCGTATGTTGAACAGTAAATAAAACTGTACACTTGGTACGTAGGTATGATGATGTATTGTTAAACTATAAGATTCAGTTGCTTATAATTATCAGTCATTCCCAACGGAGAAGCACAGACCTATAAACCTTCTGAAAAACTTCTTAAATTTACCGACATTGAGAGTGGAGGATGGTGCTGGTTTGGGTGCCAAAAATTGATCTTCGTTAATAGTGATTCCATTAGTCGAAAGCTCTGGTAACGGACGAGCCAGAAACTTCTTCCACCATGGAATTCTTCTTTTTGAGTAAGGTATAACATCTTTGAAACAGGTATATGATTCCATCCTAGTTAAtctttttctattattattattcaatctaaagcttttcttcttcttcttcttcttcttcttcaaattacCAGCTGCAGGTTTTATGGTATTCAACCCTAATTCAGTCGGATCATACTCGTCGTAGTCTATCAGATCAACTACCCTACTACTTCTCTTACCCATGCTAACTGCTAAGCTAGTATGCTAACtgctttgctttttttttttttttttaattattattattattacttgcTAATCTCTTTTGCTTTTTATACCTCGCGATAGCTATTAGAGTTTCAACGTAACTAATCTCCCTAATACGATATCTAGTAGGGTTTTATTGAAATACGAAAATACAAGTATGTTATACGCTTAAACTTCCTTTCCCTAAACTGTTTTTAATTCTGTCTAATATATACAGGTAGAAGTTTCTAGAATTTTATTAAGGATAAAtcattttttaccacctaaaaatatcGAAATATCTTTTTcaaaaattcttatttacaagggttgtacaataaatattgtataccgaagtaaaagttaacttaaaatgcttaaaagttaagcttatatatgtaaaatttatctaatttttagtgataattttttttattttaataaaacttatttcttcaaaatcactaataatgtataaaattaatcattgaactctttaaaatgtttatctatcaatttttttttactaatataaaagttaatcaaaactaagttaaagttaaaaaaaatgggtaaaggttattttggtgtacaataaatttattgtacaccttgtacgcacaagaccttttgtatctttttttaccacctaaaaaaacctaaacatgtattttaccacctaaaaagaaTTTTAAACTTGTTTTTCTACAACCTGTAAAATGGAGTTGTATTTCTAGAatgtagtactccctccatttcttttttatgtatcaatttggaatctggtgtggtttttaagaaaattagaatattggtttgtatgggtataagtgtaatgattgggtgtaagagaaatgattgggtgtaagagattataataaataaaggagtgagaaaataataaagaaataaggtaagagagaggagtgataatgatggttgataaaggaggtgagagagtgggtatatggggaagggaaaagaattaaatattatgggtggggaaaattaggtgagaatatgggtagaatctttagttattttggtaattagatagaaatgtaagggtattttaggataaaatgtatgtccaaaaatagaatagattctaaatagatacaacaatatgaaacgcttaaaatagaaacggatacaacaaaaagaaacagatGGAGTAATAAAATAGGTGCACTCAAgacttttttggaaaaataaaagtGGACAAAGGACATGAAACGTGGTATTGTAGAAAGCCATATGGGCCGTAAAAGAGTTGAAAGGCTGGGCCACAAAGGAAgccttttatagttttatgtaattgtttgtatttgtattgtatGGACAAGAAGAGTTGAGGAGCATCAAACATGAGTCGGGCTGCTTCTTCTTTCatcctttctctctcatcctctgcttcttcttcctcctctatCTTCCATGATAGAACTGGAAGTAGCAGGTTCATAATATACAAGAAAGTAACATGGCtttcttcaatttcaaattACAGATTTCAAGTAAGAGCTGTTAAAGATAAAACCAAGGATACCCCAACCCCAACcccatcatcgtcatcatcatcttcatcatcatcagcaGATGAGATCACTAAGAAATACGGACTTGAAGCTGGTCTTTGGAaggtaattttaattttattaatttgtttattGTTTGATTAACATGTTATTGATTAATTTGGGTTTCTAtttatttaaaaagaaaaaagtaataaaaataAGGGTATGGTGGTGAATGGTGAACCCAGATATTCAGCTCAAAGGAAGACGAAGGCGAAGAAGGGAAGAAAGAGAAAACAAAGGGAGAGGAAGCAAAGGAGTTGCTGACAAAATATGGAGGAGCATACTTGGCAACTTCCATCACATTATCTGTAATATCATTTACAATATGCTATGCTCTTATTAATGCTGGTGTTGATGTCTCAGCCTTACTTCAAAAGCTGGGAATATCATCAACAGAAACAGGGGAGAAAGTTGGGACATTTGCACTTGCATATGCAGCTCACAAGGCCGCATCTCCTATCAGGTTTCCGCCAACAGTTGCTCTCACTCCCATTGTTGCTTCCTGGATTGGCAAGAAAGTAGATAAAGATAACTGATCccagaaatatatatatatatagactaCATACTTTTCTTCGATTTGTGTAATACCAGAATATGTTATTGGATATATGTAGCGGATTCAACTCTTTGTCATTTCATTGTGAATTTGCATTTTAGTGTGTTCAGACTTCAGAGCCAATTCAAGAACCATTAACTGTCTAGAAAGTTATTACAATTTTTACAATCACACCAGACTTAATTGCTGGCCTATCTCAAACAATTTATCCCACTCAACAATTGGAGTATGTCACCAGCTAATTACTCCATCTGTTCTCACTAAGACCAACAATGTAATATACAGGCTACACCTACAGACTAACAGCTAAAATGTCCCAGTTTCGTTCACAATTAAGCGATTATCCCTACCATCCGCCTGTACAAAACATCAGGAACAATCTCTCACTTTATGCACAGAACAATGATGTTGCAGCTTGTCCTTGAAACGGTTTTCTGCCAAATTTCCAGGATGGATCATATTAGGTAAGAAGCTCAGTTCAATCCAAGCAATAGAGATCAGGATGAAGAACATTGGCAAGTGTCTAAGAACTTCATGTCAATCACCTCCCAGTTGTGTTAGTAGGGAGAACTTCTGCTGCACTTGGGGGTGGGCTTTGTGGCTGTGGTGTGCCAACAGCATAGTCTTCATGGATAGTCCCTAATTCATTCCATTCAACTCCAGCTATCAACGAGTTAGGGaatcaattttcaattttctaTGAACTTGGGAATCCAGAATGAATTGAGACAACTGTTATTTAGTTTTCTTTAGGGGAACTTAAGAATTATTTTGTAACGAGTAACAAAGTTGAACAGAAATAACAAAAATTGAAAGGATACAATCTGTTCTCCACATGTCAGTAATGCTGACATCATTATCTGATAGCAACCAGTAATCAGCATCACTCTGTAGAGGAAGCACAGGCCATAAATGTATTAGCTCTCATAAAATCAACTTTAAAAGCCAAAATTAACAAAACGCAAATATCAGACTCAATATCCAAGTCCAATAATTTAGACAGGTATTTGATGTTAGGGTAAAGCTTGTTTGGAAGATCCAACAAgataaaaatttaaataacaatCTACGGAGTATATAAATAAGATACCATGTCCTTGCTAATGAGAGCAACAAAATACGTAACCTGGTCTGaatataaaattcaaaaatattcTACCATACGTAATAAAATCATTATCACACTTACATCAACTTCAGGTACTATCTTCATGATTCCACTCACAAAGTCCTGAGGAGCATTGGCATCTGAACAGATTGCAAGGGTACCTTGTCCTTGCATTTCAGTCTTATCATCTCTGCGTTCATACTTGGCTGCAGCTGTTGTTTCTTCGTCATAACCTGAAGTACTTGGTATACTTGGCGGAGGCTCAGCACCACTGATCTCCTCAAACTTCTCTTCAAATTGACTAGAAAAAAGtgcaaacaaagacgggaattgGTTTACAAGTTGCAAATGCATGCAAGTTGAACATCCGAAGTCCAACAAATCGTTAAAGAGGCCAAATCGATCACTCAGCAAGGCAAAACATATCGTATATTCAAGAGACCACAGAGGTAACCAAAAAAAAACTGTCCTCTAGGTAAAACTTGAATTCCAATGAGACAACTCATTTTACTCTTACCTTTTTTTTTCCCAAGCTGAGAATGAAAAAATACCATTTCCTGCTTATTTCAGAAGCACTTTAAACCCATCTAAAAATTATCCTGGCTAAATAACTCTCTTAGTAGAGCACAAAGATAGAAAATACAGAAGATAGGAAATCAGACATACAGAATACACATATCAGAGGTAATTGATTTCTTTCACCAGAGGCATAAGGAATGTTAGAGGCGTGCACAACAATGCCAACCCATGCACCAGACTGCCAGAGGCATAAGAAATATTAGATATAATACCTGACGAGATAGACATCAATAGGACCCATTGTGCTCCTAAGAACTATTCTGTATCTTCTTTGTGGATAATCAACAGCCTAATACATTAAACATGTAGGCGAACGTCAGTAATGTTGATAATAAACTATGTATATAACAAAATGCTGTATTTAACCTTTGAACTTGCCTCATCTGGATCTGGAACCTCCAAAGTTGTGCCATGTGGAGCTTTGATTGCTATCAAGGTTTCATTCTGTCATAAGCCACATATTACAAGTTACAAATAACACATATAGGCTTATAGCAGCAAGCCCTAATATCAATTTAAGGAAAATTCTAATATGAATTAGTGGAGAATCACTGAAATATCTTAAATAGGAAAAGTACGAAGCAGCAAACCTGAAAACAGGGTAAGCCCTTTATGTCTTCTTCTGTTACAAACAGCCACCTAAATAATGCCATATACAAGTCAGACTCAAAGATTGTTGCCAGCTAATTAGAATTAACATAAATTACGAAAAGCTGAGAGGGGCTGGGGTATAGAGAGGTTGAAATCTTACTTCTGATTATTTTCTTCTTCACTCATTTCCCTCAATCTTTCTTGCATTTCTCTACAATACATTAAAGCATCAGTGTTATTTAAGGTGGGGAAAGAAAACATAATAGGCTTTTCAAGTAGACTCATAATGAATTGACCTTATTTGCTCATCCAATTTACGTTCTTCCATTGACAGGTTTTCAACATCTGCCTGCAAGAGAAGATTACGTGTGAGCTAACAGTCTAACACCAAACAAAGAGAAGTAAATGTGAGTACAAAAGTGAGGAACACATGGGCCTTTTTACATTGCTGCAAACATACTACTATACTACACACCTGTAGACTAGTAACGCTATCATCGGCCTCCCCCGGCCTTGAGACATCAAGTCCCCTGATCAATTAGTCAAACATTAGCCCAATTCTCCACAATAAGGGCCACATAAATATTTAGATGTAAAGGCAAGCTAAAGAAAGCTGctaaaacacacacacacacacaaccacACACACGCCCAGATATACATACACACACACATGACACATGTCAAGTCATACATACTTCCATTGTATCCTATTCTTCAACTTCTTTTCTATGAGACCAATGCCCTCAAGAACATTAGTAATATCATAGATACGCCTCTTTTGGACCTGAAGAACACAAAAGAAACATCAGATCACTTCAGAAAGAGACAAGAAAGAGCCCAGTGCAAGTATCACAAAAATCACCTCCAAAGTATCAGCAGCTTTGTTTAAATCAAGAATACCATCTTCTGCATGTTTGATCAAATTTATAAATTTCTTCGTCAAAAGTCCTGGATCGGGAAAAGGAACTCATTAATTCATTATCAGCAGTAACATCACCAAATTAAGATCATATGCAATGCAGCAAAGCAaatgtagaaaaaaaaaatcggctGAACGTTGAACAAATTACTAAGGAGACAGTGTCAGGTCAATTACCAAGGGAGCTATCATAGCGACAAGGACCAACTGGAGTCAGGTTGTTGCCCGGAGAACCTGCAAAGTTGATGTTGTCAACTACTgtaaaacataaaacataatATCCCATAATTTTTCAAAGTCTAAGATATAAATAGCCTACGAAAAAAGATAAATTATCTTGCGAGTGGAACTTTGCCATGTTACAGCATGACACCATAAGCATTAGTTCCTCTTGAGCAGAAACTCCACCAATTAGATCACATCATGTCAACCTCCCTTAGGCCCTTTAAGCACTACTCCGTGTAATCTATTATAAATAAAGGCTTCAGAGTTAAATACTGACCAACATTTGACATGGGAGTCTGAGGCACAGCTCTATTGCATTTGCTAATCCTTGATCCTCGTCCCTTTCCAGCCTTTACAGATACAGGTGTCTGGAGAGGGCTACTAACTACTTCAGTGTACCCCGGACTGGTCGTCCAATCACTAGACTCGGCATCATATTCAACTGTATCACTCTTCCGCTTCATCGGCTGAAACCCACCATAATGTATGAGCCAAAAGTTGACATATGTACAAACAAGATAAACACATGACACAACCCAAGGCTAATGGAGAAATGAAAAGCCAACGACATAGTACAACATCATATTACACAAGACAGCCCACTATAAATCTGAGGACAAAAGCATTCAAATTAGTGTCTATGTAGCACAGAAACGGGAAAACCTTAAGATCCAGCTATTTTTGGACTTCATtagaaataattagaataaacaaAACAGAATGTGCATCAAATATGCAATATAACCAAGTCTGCATGAAAAACAATTTCCAGACATAAAAGAGAGAAGTCTAGACCCTTACATATTACAACCAATAAGCTAACCACACCAGAAATCAGAGGACAAATGAATACATACAAAATATCCACCATTAACTTCAACATATACTAGAGTATATAAGCTGAACTTAATCTAACACATCACCTAAGTAAGTAAATAGTAACACAATACTTTTCAACATGTAGCCAGATTACTAAATTGAAATATGCTATGAACATCTCAGTTATCATCAGAAAAAAAGTGTTAACGGGACAGCCGCGGCTACAGAAAAGAATATCAAAAGTACATGACAATACAGAAAGATGATTAACCCTAAACATGACCAGAGAAGAAAAATCAGTACAGAGATACTAGAGGACAACTACAGCACAAACACCACTTTAAAAACAGAATTTCAAAACAGAAAATGACATAAGAATGCAGCGAAAGAGATGAAGTCACTATAAGGTAGGTGCATTGCTTCATCTGCATAATGGTTTCTACTCGTATTTGATATACTTAAGAGGACAACTAACAATCTACCCTAAACTAAACACAAGCATGGCTAGTTCACAAATATCCAGCTCTACTTCTTCCAATTTTTTTAAATGGTGTCTACCTGTAATGAGCCTCCAGATTAGCCTTCTGCAGAAATTTTAACTTTTAAGAGGGAATGAGAAAGTACACATAACATTTTCTATATTTAACTGAAAGAGTTATTTGAAAAGtttctaattttattttgattaaaaACATGTCTCCAGGTCAGGTGAGTTAGGTGAGGAAGTGCTTAATTTTTTGTGTCTTGAACCGAAGATCTGTTGACCACATCAGGCCATAGTGGTTCGACAAGTGGGCTTGCTCACTTTGAAAGAGTGCTTAGATGATCCAGTAGCTGTTTCCTCTGCAGTTAACTTGCATATCGCATCTTTAGTGTCTCAATACCCACATTAGCTAGCGCTGGTAGAAACTGGAATCTCAAACTCTCAATAATACAACACATAAAAGAATCTCTAGGAGAAACTAAGATTTTTATGCCGGTTAATTTCAGCCTATAAACTGAGCTGAGCTAGAAATGAGCCACACATAATACTACAATGTCAGCACTGCGCCAGAACGGGAAGAGGCTCTGACAAAAAATTATAGCATTGACACTTAATTACAAACCCTATCCGACTTCAGTGATCAATCAGTGTATGCATTTCAAGTACAACAATCAAGTGGGACATTTGAAATCAGGATTTAATAAgcaattccatgaaatgttacATTATATCCCTGGAGGAAATTTTGATAATCTCATCAACAGTTGCACATAGCAGTTCTGGACATGGTATGACTAAAAGAAAGTCATATGATACAACCAGATTACAAAACTAGCATCCTTATTAACAGACAATCAACTTCTAGGAAGTGGTAAGCGCAAAGctttgtattttaattaatagagAAAAGCAGTCTAACAAGTAGCAGCCCAATACTGATTACTGAGTAAAGGGGATGTTAAGAAGAAACAAGGAGTTTATTAGCAGGCTAAATTGTAACTGCCTAGAAGTTAGAACCCTATTAACATGATTGACAAATAAATTGTGGCAACCCTAATTCTTATGTTTCACCAACATTGTTTTACATTACTAATTTTAACACTTGAAACAACAATGCCTAATTCAAACAGCATAAACCAAAACCCTTTGTTCAATCAAGAAgtttatttaccaaaaataaTCAAGAATTATGAAACTAGTCTCAAAATAAAAACTCAAACAAGATCCCCAAGTCAATTGTTCCAAAAATAGCATCCAAAAACCCCCCTTAGAAAACAAATTAACGAAAggaaaatagaataaaataaatgaaaggGACTGACAGGGGTTTTGACAACAATAGTCTCAGAGTCGAGAGGAGGGAGAGCACGATTGTCGGAGAAGCGATGGTAGTCTCCAGGCGGTGGAACAAACGGCGGCTTCATCGATGTAAACGGAAGCTGCCGCTTGAGAGGTTGCGGTTGCTGCTGCTGCGATTGGTGGTTCGTTGTCTTAGACGTCGACATCACAAAGATTTCTCGGTAATTTGTAAAGCGATCGAAGCTTGAAGCTGAGGGTTTTTAGGGAGGAGGGAATTGCGAGGGTTTTGGAAATTTAAGTATGAATTAAAGTATGTATataggaagagagagaaattagtGAGAGAAGAAGGATGAGGAGATCGTGGAGAGGAAGGAGATCTGGAAGGCGGGAGAAGcgtggtggtggcggtggtggtgggaAAGTTggaggaggaagagagagagagagaacaaGAAGAAGAAAACGAGGGAAGAGAGTGAAGGAGGGAATTTGGTTCGGATATAGATGTGGAGGGAAGCCACTTTCCTTTTCCATTTCCCCCTAATacacccttttctttttcctttttttttcttatttcttttttatttgtctCCCTACCTTCTTTTCCcccctttttttgttttttttttccttctataGTTCTACGGTTCTACCGATCATCTCGTCTccgttgtttttatttttattttttccggGAGACGGGAATGGATAGGGTTGCATACGTTCGGGAacctattttttaattttaattttaattttataaactcATATTTTAGTCTTAATGGACTCTTTATggtataatactccctccgttcatTGTCCACAAGTGCTTTTGTTCACTTTATAAAGAATATAATCTATAAATGAAACatatttgttgaattattaGGAGGTTGTCTACCTCGCTGGTGGACAGCATAATaattgttccgggtgtggaataagaacagctgactgtgggatactTGATTCCTGTTGAGGGTGCCGGTTGGTATCTGCACAACAGAATagattaactagcctcgggggtggttcgaggatccccctccgatgcctaagtaagattactgagagATTGAGAGGTGATTAAAATATAATCAAagagtaagaaagaagtgtgtttaagtgtttgtgtacctcatagcaataaatgaggtgctccttatatagaccaatccaaAGGTACGATCAGGTGGGTCCCTTGTGGTTGGATAACGACCTGTTGATAGTGACCCTTGGTTGGTTGTCCTCTGTGATAACGCCGGTCTGGTTCCTCAAATACTGCCGGTAGGTTCTGTTTACCTAAGATGACCAGATTACCTGCAGGTTGAAGTTGGTTGAAGTTTACCTACggggagttctgccggtaccCAGTGGTGCCGGTTGGACActccgtacaactagccccctcagagtaagCGCATATATGACAATTGATGCGCTTGCTCTGAAAACTGGGAAAAAAATGGATACATGCTAGAGAACAAGACACTTCATGCTCCAGACATAAGACCAAAGGAATGAAATAGAGCAGCTAACAACTAACTCAACATCGGCTTGGAAAGTCTTATATCTTACTATGTCTAAAATGGGATCGGACCGACAGCCCACCACTGGAACTTGCTCTCGCTCCGCTCGTTCCCACATGgtggtacaactagccccctcagagtgaagCGCGGGCGTCGACTGCGTTGCGAGTGTTTCTGAGGAAAGACCTCGAACAGTTTGCCGACTGCCTTCGCTCTGATAGGAGGTTTTGACGGTTAGGCcctttgaaaaatatttggatTACTAACccccttgaaaaatatttggacgactagccccttttgaataatatttggacgactagcccccttgaaaaatatttggacgactagcccccttgaaaaagatttggacgactagcccccttgaaaaatatttgggcgactagcccccttgaaaaagatttggacgactagcccccttgaaaaatatttgggcgactagcccccttgaaaaaaatttggacgactagcccttTTGGaaaatatttggacgactagcccccttgaaaaatatttgggcgactagcccccttgaaaaatatttggacgactagccccttttgaaaaatatttggacgactagcccccttgaaaaagatttggacgactagcccccttgaaaaatatttgggcgactagcccctttgaaaaatatttgggcgactagcccccttgagaaagatttggacgactagccccttttggaaaatatttggacgactagcccccttgaaaaagatttggacgactagccccttttGGAAAATATTTgaacgactagcccccttgaaaaagatttgggcgactagcccccttgaaaaatatttcgactagcccccttgagaaagatttggacgactagccccctttgtGAAAAATATTTGGATGACTAGCCCCTTTTTGAATTTCCTCTTTACAAGTGGCGGGAGATTGGTAGCCACGTTCTTCCACGTGGCCTTCATCCCGGGTCTCATTTCTTGCGCTTACTCTTGGCCGTTGATTTCGATTGCAACTGTCTACTCAACTGCTTGACTTAAGGGGCATGACCCTTCGCATACCCCacttttagctttaaaacccagAATTTCCTCACAACTTCGCCATTTCTGCTCTTTTTGTATTCCATTTTCTCTCCCTTCCCTTGAGGTTTTTTTGTGTGAGACTTCGTCGCTGCCTTGTCAACCTTCTTTGCTATTTGTGGTGGTTTTCTCTTTGGCCAGGTTTCCAGCCTCCCTTCTTTTTGGTACTGAGAATCGGGTATTCTTTCCCTTTTGTTGTTTCTGTGGTTGATTTTTCTCCGTTTTTGTGTCTTTTGCagattttttcttgtttttctctTTCACGTGCTTCATTGTGTTTCAAACTCCGGAAAATTCATAGGTACCCCCTCTTCTATTCTGTTCCTCTATGTTTGCTTAGTTTTTTTCCCTTTTGTTGTGTTCGACTATTTACTATCCgccgccccccccc contains:
- the LOC110776426 gene encoding uncharacterized protein; amino-acid sequence: MSRAASSFILSLSSSASSSSSIFHDRTGSSRFIIYKKVTWLSSISNYRFQVRAVKDKTKDTPTPTPSSSSSSSSSSADEITKKYGLEAGLWKIFSSKEDEGEEGKKEKTKGEEAKELLTKYGGAYLATSITLSVISFTICYALINAGVDVSALLQKLGISSTETGEKVGTFALAYAAHKAASPIRFPPTVALTPIVASWIGKKVDKDN
- the LOC110776425 gene encoding transcription factor E2FB; its protein translation is MSTSKTTNHQSQQQQPQPLKRQLPFTSMKPPFVPPPGDYHRFSDNRALPPLDSETIVVKTPPMKRKSDTVEYDAESSDWTTSPGYTEVVSSPLQTPVSVKAGKGRGSRISKCNRAVPQTPMSNVGSPGNNLTPVGPCRYDSSLGLLTKKFINLIKHAEDGILDLNKAADTLEVQKRRIYDITNVLEGIGLIEKKLKNRIQWKGLDVSRPGEADDSVTSLQADVENLSMEERKLDEQIREMQERLREMSEEENNQKWLFVTEEDIKGLPCFQNETLIAIKAPHGTTLEVPDPDEAVDYPQRRYRIVLRSTMGPIDVYLVSQFEEKFEEISGAEPPPSIPSTSGYDEETTAAAKYERRDDKTEMQGQGTLAICSDANAPQDFVSGIMKIVPEVDSDADYWLLSDNDVSITDMWRTDSGVEWNELGTIHEDYAVGTPQPQSPPPSAAEVLPTNTTGRKPFQGQAATSLFCA